The Flavobacterium sp. CBA20B-1 genome includes the window TTTTTGGACAGCTTTTTAGAGCTTTCCAATTATCCGATTCTAAACGACAAAGGAAAGATAACAATGCTTGAAGCAAAATTAAAAGCAGAAAGCGAATATGATAAATTTCGAGTAGTACAAGATAAATCTTATCAAAGTGATTTTGATAAATTGATTAAGGAAATAAAAAAAAATAATTAGCATTACCAAGTGCTACAAAAGATATAGTAAAAGAAATTTTTAAGTTGGTTAAGTAATGAATTTAAAAGACATACATAATGTATTCTTTATAGGAATCGGCGGTATTGGCATGAGTGCCATTGCCCGATACTTTAAGCGTATAGGTAAAAACGTTGCCGGTTACGACAAAACACCTACGCAGTTAACGCACGAGTTAGAAGCCGAAGGTATTGCCATTCATTACACCGACGATTTAGAAAATATTACAGCAGATTATCAAAATACCAAAGACACATTGGTGGTTTATACTCCGGCTGTTCCAAAGCATCATGCCGAACTTAATTATTTTCAGAATAAGGGTTTTGCGGTTAAAAAACGTGCCGAAGTGTTGGGTATCATCACACAGAACAGCTTTTCGTTAGCGGTTGCAGGTACACACGGAAAAACAACCACATCGAGTATTTTGGCGCACATTTTGGTTGCTGCAAATGCTCCTGTTACCGGCTTTTTGGGCGGAGTTGTGGAAGGATACGATACTAATTTAATTGGTAACGGAACAGATGCTACGGTTGTAGAAGCCGATGAGTTTGATCGCTCTTTTTTACACCTACATCCAAATATTGCTTGTGTAATTTCAGACGATGCCGATCATTTGGATATTTACGGCACCAATGATGCCATTAAATCATCGTTTGTAGAATTTGCATCAAAAATCAGCGATAAAGACAAATTGTTTATCGCACAAGGAATTGAAAACATCAACGGTACAGAAGTTTCGGTAAACGGAACGGCGGTTATCAATGCTTATAATTTACGATTCGAAAACGGTAAACGCGTTTTTGATTTAGATTTTAAGGGCGAAAAAATTACCGATATAAGATTGTTAATGCCTGGCGAACACAATGTTTTGAACGCTTCATTGGCATTTGCAATGGCGAAAACTTATGGTTTAAGCAACGAAGAAATTAAATCGGGCTTAGACAGTTTTAAAGGAATCCGTCGTCGTTTTTCTTTTAAAATCAATACCGAAAAATTAGTGATGATTGACGATTATGCGCATCATCCAACAGAAATAAAAGCAGTAAGCCAAGCCGTTCACGAAATGTATCCAAATAAGAAGATTACAGCCGTGTTTCAGCCCCATTTATTCTCTAGAACTAGAGATTTTATGGATGGTTTTGCAGAAAGTTTATCAACATTCAACAATATAGTTTTGCTTGAAATCTACCCAGCACGCGAGTTGCCGATTGAAAACATCAATTCTGAAGTGTTGATAAATAAGATAAATTCGCCTAATAAAATTTTGTTGCCTAAAGAAGATTTAGTATCTTTTTTAACCGAAAATATACCAGAAGTTCTTTTAATTATCGGTGCTGGCGACATAGGCGAAATGGTAGAAGAAATTAAAAAAGAATTAGAAAAAAATAATTGAAAAAATGATTAAAAAAATCAATTGGTTCGATGTATTTTTGGCGTTTGTAATTGCCGCCTTGTTTGCTTTGGTAGCCTTTGCTAACAACAGAAACAACGCACGCTACATTGAACAGATTGATGTGAAATTGTTAAGTTCTAACAATCACTTTATTACGCAAGAAATGGTGAAAAATACAATAGTTCAAACTTTTCCTCGCGATTCAAAAATAATAAATAGTGAATTGAACTTAAACAGCATAGAAAACAAACTGAACAAACACCCAATGATTGCAAAATCGGAAGTTTTTGTTGATGTAGATGGCAAATTACATGCACAAGTAACCCAAAAAACAGCCATGGCAAGGGTTATAAACGGCAATCAATCATACTATATCGATGAAAACGGAGATAAAATGCCTTTGTCGCAGCAATTCAGCGCACATGTGCCAGTGGTATATGGAACGCTGAACCCAAAAAACAAAGCTGCTTTTGCCAAAATGCTGAATCAAATAAATGAGGACGCATTTCTAAAAACAGCCATCACAGGCATTAAAATAAATAATGACCAATCGCTTATTTTTACGGTACGCGATTACAATTATTTGATAGAATTTGGGCATTTAAAAGAAATTGAAAAAAAGTTTGACAATTACAAAGCTTTTGTACATTACTCAAAAAACGACACCCTTATTGGGCATTACAAAAACGTTAATTTACGATTTACAGAGCAAGTAGTTTGCACGAAATAAAAGGATATGAATAAAGAAAACATTGCAGTAGGATTAGATATTGGAACAACAAAAATTGTTGCAATGGTAGGTAAAAGAAACGAGTATGGAAAACTCGAAATTCTTGGTATTGGTAACGCAAAAAGTTTAGGTGTAAAACGTGGTGTGGTTAACAATATAACGCAAACCATACAATCAATTCAACATGCGGTGGCACAAGCATCAGCAGAATCAGGGTGCAAAATAAACGATGTGGTTTTAGGAATTGCTGGACAACACATTCGCAGTATTCACCACCAAGAATACATCACGCGTGACAAACCCGATACAGTGATTTCAGAATTAGACATCGACAAACTTATTGCACAGGTTCAAAAATTAAACATGCTACCCGGCGAAGAAATCATTCATGTACTTCCACAAGAATTCAAAGTAGATGAGGAAGGCGGCATAAAAGAACCCATTGGTATGTACGGCCGCCGATTAGAAGCAAGTTTCCATGTGGTAGTTGGTCAATCTGCATCGATCCGAAATGCGGGCAGATGTGTAAAAGACTCTGGATTAGAACTCTCTGGTTTAACGTTAGAACCTTTGGCATCATCAGACGCCGTTT containing:
- the murC gene encoding UDP-N-acetylmuramate--L-alanine ligase, which produces MNLKDIHNVFFIGIGGIGMSAIARYFKRIGKNVAGYDKTPTQLTHELEAEGIAIHYTDDLENITADYQNTKDTLVVYTPAVPKHHAELNYFQNKGFAVKKRAEVLGIITQNSFSLAVAGTHGKTTTSSILAHILVAANAPVTGFLGGVVEGYDTNLIGNGTDATVVEADEFDRSFLHLHPNIACVISDDADHLDIYGTNDAIKSSFVEFASKISDKDKLFIAQGIENINGTEVSVNGTAVINAYNLRFENGKRVFDLDFKGEKITDIRLLMPGEHNVLNASLAFAMAKTYGLSNEEIKSGLDSFKGIRRRFSFKINTEKLVMIDDYAHHPTEIKAVSQAVHEMYPNKKITAVFQPHLFSRTRDFMDGFAESLSTFNNIVLLEIYPARELPIENINSEVLINKINSPNKILLPKEDLVSFLTENIPEVLLIIGAGDIGEMVEEIKKELEKNN
- a CDS encoding cell division protein FtsQ/DivIB, coding for MIKKINWFDVFLAFVIAALFALVAFANNRNNARYIEQIDVKLLSSNNHFITQEMVKNTIVQTFPRDSKIINSELNLNSIENKLNKHPMIAKSEVFVDVDGKLHAQVTQKTAMARVINGNQSYYIDENGDKMPLSQQFSAHVPVVYGTLNPKNKAAFAKMLNQINEDAFLKTAITGIKINNDQSLIFTVRDYNYLIEFGHLKEIEKKFDNYKAFVHYSKNDTLIGHYKNVNLRFTEQVVCTK